One part of the Raphanus sativus cultivar WK10039 chromosome 7, ASM80110v3, whole genome shotgun sequence genome encodes these proteins:
- the LOC108816226 gene encoding LOW QUALITY PROTEIN: uncharacterized protein LOC108816226 (The sequence of the model RefSeq protein was modified relative to this genomic sequence to represent the inferred CDS: deleted 1 base in 1 codon), whose product MDTFSAEDLSTIGGIATVSLLHSFIPTHWLPFSIVGRAKKWTLSRTLFVTAFGAVLHVISTALLGITAITMANTIAGEETVHKLASLLLVFLGGSYILLFLAGKGGHAHSHNQPMEKMAVAGLVLVPALSPCATTLPVFLAVGNSKPMMVLAIIVLLISTILVMTSLVALSFYGASQLKFHWVERYDKLLVGSVLCLVGVLTLLFHDHDHHGGHETHQLHRKIITL is encoded by the exons ATGGATACTTTCAGCGCGGAGGATCTATCGACGATCGGGGGAATCGCGACAGTATCTCTCCTTCATTCCTTCATTCCCACGCATTGGTTACCTTTCTCCATCGTTGGACGCGCTAAGAAATGGACTCTTTCCCGAACCCTCTTCGTCA CTGCGTTTGGAGCAGTCCTGCATGTCATATCCACTGCCCTTCTTGGTATAACAGCCATCACGATGGCTAATACCATCGCCGGTGAAGAGACTGTTCACAAGCTTGCTTCCCTTTTGCTTGTGTTTCTCGGCGGGAGCTATATCCTGCTGTTTTTGGCTGGTAAAGGAGGCCACGCTCATTCTCATAACCAACCCATGGAGAAAATGGCTGTTGCTGGGCTTGTCCTTGTTCCCGCGTTATCTCCTTGTGCAACCACCCTCCCTGTTTTCCTCGCTGTT GGAAACTCAAAGCCCATGATGGTTCTCGCCATCATAGTTCTGCTGATCAG CACCATTTTGGTGATGACGTCGCTGGTAGCTCTATCGTTCTATGGTGCAAGCCAGCTGAAGTTTCACTGGGTGGAAAGATACGACAAACTACTGGTTGGTTCTGTCCTGTGTCTGGTAGGTGTCTTGACCCTTCTCTTCCATGATCATGACCACCATGGTGGTCATGAAACACATCAGCTCCACAGGAAAATCATTACTCTCTAG
- the LOC108818041 gene encoding leucine-rich repeat protein 1, translating into MAFRNCRWELLAASLALTLALIHHPVDANSEGDALYALRRSLSDPDHVLQSWDPTLVNPCTWFHVTCNQDSRVTRVDLGNSNLSGHLAPELGKLEHLQYLELYKNNIKGTIPSELENLKNLISLDLYNNNLTGKIPSSLGKLKSLVFLRLNDNQLTGPIPRELTKIPSLKVVDVSNNDLCGTIPTEGPFGHIPLQNFENNSRLEGPELIGLASYDTNCN; encoded by the exons ATGGCGTTCCGAAACTGTCGGTGGGAGCTCCTCGCGGCTTCTCTAGCCCTGACTTTAGCTCTGATTCACCACCCGGTGGATGCGAACTCGGAAGGAGATGCCCTTTACGCTCTTCGCAGGAGCTTATCGGATCCAGACCATGTGCTCCAGAGCTGGGATCCAACTCTTGTTAACCCTTGTACCTGGTTCCATGTCACCTGTAACCAAGACAGCCGCGTCACTCGTGT GGATTTGGGTAATTCAAACCTTTCAGGACATCTTGCACCTGAGCTTGGGAAGCTCGAGCATTTACAGTATTT GGAGCTGTACAAAAACAACATCAAAGGGACTATACCTTCTGAACTAGAAAATCTGAAGAACCTCATCAGCTTGGATCTGTACAACAACAATCTTACTGGGAAAATCCCTTCTTCTTTGGGGAAATTGAAGTCTCTGGTCTTTCT ACGGCTCAACGACAACCAATTGACTGGACCAATCCCTAGAGAACTCACGAAAATCCCAAGCCTTAAAGTTGT TGATGTATCGAACAATGATTTGTGTGGAACTATCCCAACAGAAGGACCTTTCGGACACATTCCTTTGCAGAA CTTTGAGAACAACTCGAGATTGGAGGGGCCGGAACTAATCGGTCTTGCTAGCTACGACACCAACTGCAACTGA
- the LOC108815814 gene encoding L-ascorbate oxidase, translated as MSAIVWWLVTAAMVAVHSASAGVVELNWEVEYKLWWPDCKEGIVIAINGEFPGPTINATAGDTVIVHVTNKLSTEGVVIHWHGIRQNGTPWADGAAGVTQCPINPGETFTYNFIVDKAGTHFYHGHYGMQRSAGLYGMMIVRSPKETLQYDGEFNLLLSDWWHQSSHAQELYLSSRPMRWIGEPQSLLINGRGQFNCSLAAYFNKGGLEECKFKDNDECAPTILRVEPLKVYRLRIASTTALASLNLAVEGHQLEVVEADGNYVAPFTVNDIDIYSGETYSVLLRTHNPSPSRKYWISVGVRGRKPNTTQALTVLHYPDAPELHHLPYPPPTTPRWDDYDRSKSFSNKIFAAKGYPPPPERSDEQLFLLNTQNLMDNYTKWAINNVSLTVPATPYIGTIRYGLKSLSYQKPPGKEIVRDYDVMKPPVNPNTTKGNGIYNFQLGRVVDVILQNANVLNGRGSEIHPWHLHGHDFWVLGYGEGKFRLGVDEKTYNLKNPPLRNTVALYPYGWTALRFVTDNPGVWFFHCHIEPHLHMGMGVVFAEGVDQIAKMNIPNEVLGCGLTREFLMNRGRH; from the exons ATGTCGGCAATTGTGTGGTGGCTAGTAACGGCGGCTATGGTGGCGGTTCACTCGGCCTCCGCCGGAGTTGTAGAATTAAACTGGGAGGTTGAGTATAAGCTCTGGTGGCCTGATTGTAAAGAAGGCATCGTTATTGCCATCAACGGCGAGTTTCCAGGGCCAACGATTAATGCTACTGCCGGAGACACAGTCATCGTCCACGTTACCAACAAACTCTCCACCGAAGGTGTTGTCATCCACTGGCACGGCATACGTCAG AATGGGACTCCATGGGCAGATGGAGCAGCAGGTGTAACGCAATGTCCCATTAATCCTGGCGAGACTTTCACTTACAATTTCATTGTTGAtaag GCGGGAACACATTTCTACCACGGACACTACGGGATGCAGAGATCAGCGGGACTGTACGGGATGATGATAGTGAGATCGCCCAAAGAGACATTACAGTACGATGGAGAGTTTAACCTGTTGCTAAGTGATTGGTGGCACCAAAGCAGTCACGCGCAAGAACTCTATCTTTCTTCGAGACCTATGCGTTGGATCGGGGAGCCTCAGAGTCTGTTGATCAACGGGAGAGGACAGTTCAACTGTTCACTGGCTGCGTATTTTAATAAGGGAGGCTTGGAAGAATGTAAGTTTAAAGATAATGATGAATGCGCACCTACAATTCTGAGGGTCGAGCCTTTGAAAGTTTATCGTCTTCGGATCGCTAGCACCACCGCTCTTGCTTCCCTCAACTTAGCCGTTGAA GGACACCAACTAGAAGTCGTTGAAGCCGACGGAAACTACGTCGCTCCGTTCACCGTCAACGACATTGACATATACTCCGGCGAGACCTACTCCGTTCTTCTCCGAACACACAACCCATCTCCCTCCCGGAAGTACTGGATCTCCGTCGGCGTTCGCGGCCGTAAACCCAACACAACTCAAGCCCTCACCGTGCTACACTACCCCGACGCTCCCGAACTCCACCACCTCCCTTATCCCCCGCCGACGACTCCCAGATGGGACGACTACGACCGGAGCAAAAGCTTCTCCAACAAAATCTTCGCAGCGAAAGGATATCCACCGCCGCCGGAGAGATCAGACGAGCAGCTCTTCCTCCTCAACACTCAGAACCTCATGGACAACTACACGAAATGGGCCATCAACAACGTCTCGCTAACGGTTCCGGCGACGCCGTACATCGGAACCATCAGGTACGGGCTGAAGTCTTTGAGCTACCAGAAACCTCCGGGGAAGGAGATCGTGAGGGACTACGACGTGATGAAACCTCCGGTGAATCCCAACACCACGAAAGGTAACGGAATCTATAACTTCCAGCTCGGCCGCGTCGTGGACGTGATTCTACAGAACGCTAACGTTTTGAACGGTAGAGGCAGTGAGATCCATCCGTGGCATCTCCACGGTCATGACTTTTGGGTCTTGGGTTACGGCGAAGGGAAGTTCCGGTTAGGTGTTGATGAGAAGACGTATAATCTCAAGAACCCGCCGTTACGGAATACGGTGGCGTTGTATCCGTACGGATGGACGGCGTTGAGATTTGTAACGGACAATCCTGGGGTTTGGTTTTTTCATTGTCACATTGAACCGCATTTGCATATGGGTATGGGTGTGGTTTTCGCCGAGGGAGTAGACCAGATCGCTAAGATGAATATACCGAACGAGGTGCTCGGTTGTGGTTTAACCAGAGAATTTCTCATGAACCGGGGACGCCATTAA
- the LOC108815813 gene encoding L-ascorbate oxidase-like, whose product MLVIVWWLVTVVMVAAHSASGVVELYWEVENQFWSPDCAEGSTGFVITINGTFPGPTINAVAGDTVIIHVKNKLFTEGVVIHWHGIRQNGTPWSDGAAGLTQCPINPGETFTYNFTVDKAGTHFYHGHYGMQRSAGLYGMMVVTSPKETLHSDGEFNLLLSDWWHQSSTFQELSLSSKPMRWIGEPQSLLINGRGQFNCSQAWYFNEGGLKECKFKKEDHCAPTILRVKPNSVYRLRIASTTSLASLNLAVEGHQLEVIEADGNYVTPFTVKDIDIYSGETYSVLLRTHNPSPPRKYWISVGVRGRKPNTTQALTVLHYAGASESGRLPSPPPVTPIWNDYKRSKTFSKKIFAAKGYPPPPEKSNKQLFLLNTQNLMEGYTKWAINNLSLSVPPTPYIGSIRYGLPLEYLNFPGPDIIENYDINKPPVNPNTTVSSGIYKLPTGIVVDVILQNANVLNVEVSEVHPWHLHGHDFWILGYGEEKFRPGVDDKKYNLINPPLRNTVPLYPYGWTALRFVTDNPGVWFFHCHIEPHLHMGMGVVFAEGVDQIVKMNIPREALGCGLTGEMFMNQGRH is encoded by the exons atGTTGGTAATTGTGTGGTGGCTAGTAACGGTAGTTATGGTGGCGGCTCACTCGGCCTCCGGAGTTGTAGAATTATACTGGGAGGTCGAGAATCAGTTCTGGTCTCCGGATTGTGCAGAAGGCAGTACAGGCTTCGTTATTACCATCAACGGTACGTTTCCAGGGCCAACGATTAATGCTGTCGCCGGAGACACAGTCATCATTCACGTCAAAAACAAACTCTTCACCGAAGGTGTTGTCATCCATTGGCACGGCATACGTCAG AACGGCACTCCATGGTCAGATGGAGCAGCGGGTCTGACGCAATGTCCTATTAATCCTGGCGAGACTTTCACTTATAATTTCACTGTTGATAAG GCAGGAACACATTTTTACCACGGACACTACGGGATGCAGAGATCGGCTGGACTGTACGGGATGATGGTAGTGACATCGCCCAAAGAGACATTACATTCCGATGGAGAGTTTAATCTGTTGCTCAGTGATTGGTGGCATCAAAGCAGTACCTTTCAAGAACTCTCTCTTTCTTCGAAGCCTATGCGTTGGATCGGGGAGCCTCAGAGTCTCTTGATCAACGGAAGAGGACAGTTCAATTGCTCACAAGCGTGGTATTTCAACGAGGGAGGCTTGAAAGAGTGTAAGTTTAAAAAAGAGGATCATTGCGCACCTACAATTCTGAGGGTCAAGCCTAATAGTGTTTATCGCCTTCGGATCGCTAGCACCACTTCTCTTGCTTCCCTCAACTTAGCCGTTGAA GGACACCAACTAGAGGTCATCGAAGCCGACGGAAACTACGTCACTCCGTTCACCGTCAAAGACATTGACATCTATTCCGGCGAGACATATTCCGTTCTTCTCCGAACACATAATCCATCTCCTCCAAGAAAGTACTGGATCTCCGTCGGCGTTCGTGGCCGGAAACCAAACACAACTCAAGCCCTCACCGTGCTACATTACGCCGGTGCTTCTGAATCCGGACGCTTACCTTCTCCACCGCCGGTGACTCCCATCTGGAACGACTACAAACGGAGCAAAACCTTCTCCAAGAAAATATTCGCGGCGAAAGGATACCCACCGCCGCCGGAGAAATCAAACAAGCAGCTCTTCCTCCTCAACACTCAGAATCTCATGGAAGGTTACACAAAGTGGGCTATAAACAACCTCTCCTTATCTGTCCCGCCCACGCCGTACATCGGATCCATCAGATACGGGTTACCGTTGGAGTATTTAAATTTTCCGGGACCAGATATCATAGAGAACTACGACATCAACAAACCTCCGGTGAATCCCAACACCACCGTAAGTAGCGGTATCTACAAACTCCCGACGGGGATCGTCGTGGACGTGATACTCCAGAACGCGAACGTTTTAAACGTTGAAGTCAGCGAGGTCCATCCGTGGCATCTCCACGGCCACGACTTCTGGATCCTGGGCTACGGTGAAGAGAAGTTTCGGCCAGGGGTCGACGACAAGAAGTATAATCTGATTAATCCGCCGTTAAGGAATACGGTGCCGTTGTATCCGTACGGATGGACGGCGTTGAGATTTGTAACGGACAATCCTGGGGTTTGGTTTTTTCATTGTCACATTGAACCTCATTTGCATATGGGTATGGGTGTGGTTTTCGCCGAGGGAGTAGACCAGATTGTTAAGATGAATATACCGCGCGAGGCGCTAGGTTGTGGTTTAACCGGAGAAATGTTTATGAACCAGGGACGCCATTAA
- the LOC108814726 gene encoding L-ascorbate oxidase — MISIHHHSQHKPLMGVWWIVMVAILAHTASAAVREYHWEVEYKFGFPDCKEGMVMAVNGQFPGPTIRALAGDTIVVHLTNKLATEGLVIHWHGIRQLGSPWADGAAGVTQCAIAPGETFTYKFTVDKPGTHFYHGHYGMQRSAGLYGSLIIDAAKGKREPLRYDGEFNLLLSDWWHESILSQELGLSAKPMRWIGEAQSILINGRGQFNCSLAAQFSNATAQFSNTSLPMCKFKKGDQCAPQRLHVEPNKTYRIRLASTTGLASLNFAVQGHKLVVVEADGNYIAPFTTSDVDIYSGESYSVLLTTDQDPSQNYWISIGVRGRKPKTPPALTVLHYVTATSSQPPSSPPPETPRWNDFDRSKSFSKKIFAAMGSPPPPRKFKKRLILLNTQNMIDGATKWALNNVSLVVPATPYLGSVKYRLRRGFDRSPPPATFPMDYDIMNPPRNRNTTTGNGIYVFPFNVTVDVILQNANGLDANASEIHPWHLHGHDFWVLGYGEGKFRPGVDEKTYNLKNPPLRNTVALYPYGWTALRFVTDNPGVWFFHCHIEPHLHMGMGVVFAEGLNRIGKIPDEALGCGLTKKFLMNRNNP; from the exons ATGATCAGCATACATCATCATTCACAGCATAAACCATTGATGGGTGTGTGGTGGATAGTGATGGTGGCCATCTTGGCTCACACGGCATCTGCCGCCGTGAGAGAGTATCATTGGGAGGTTGAGTACAAGTTCGGGTTTCCCGACTGCAAAGAAGGCATGGTCATGGCCGTCAACGGCCAGTTTCCCGGTCCCACCATACGCGCCCTCGCTGGAGACACCATCGTTGTCCATCTCACCAACAAACTCGCCACCGAAGGCCTTGTTATTCATTGGCATGGAATTCGTCAG TTGGGAAGTCCATGGGCAGATGGAGCAGCTGGAGTTACTCAATGTGCCATCGCCCCTGGCGAGACTTTTACCTACAAATTCACTGTTGATAAG CCGGGAACACATTTCTACCATGGGCACTACGGCATGCAGAGATCAGCTGGGCTTTACGGATCGTTGATTATAGACGCGGCGAAAGGGAAGAGAGAGCCACTGAGATACGACGGAGAGTTTAATCTCTTACTAAGCGATTGGTGGCATGAGAGTATTCTCTCCCAAGAACTCGGTCTTTCTGCCAAACCTATGCGCTGGATcggtgaagctcag AGCATATTGATCAATGGGAGAGGACAATTTAACTGTTCATTGGCGGCGCAGTTCAGCAACGCGACGGCGCAGTTCAGCAATACATCGCTACCTATGTGCAAGTTTAAAAAAGGAGATCAATGCGCACCACAGAGACTACACGTGGAGCCTAATAAGACTTACCGAATCAGACTTGCCAGCACCACCGGTCTTGCCTCCCTCAACTTTGCTGTTCAg GGACACAAGCTAGTGGTGGTAGAAGCCGACGGCAACTACATCGCACCGTTCACCACCAGCGATGTCGATATATATTCCGGCGAGAGCTACTCCGTCCTTCTCACCACCGATCAAGACCCTTCCCAAAACTACTGGATCTCCATCGGCGTCCGCGGCCGTAAACCAAAAACACCTCCGGCACTAACCGTCTTACACTACGTAACCGCCACTTCCTCCCAACCACCTTCGTCTCCACCACCGGAGACTCCGCGATGGAACGATTTCGATCGGAGCAAGAGCTTCTCGAAGAAGATCTTCGCCGCGATGGGATCTCCGCCGCCGCCGAGGAAATTCAAAAAGCGGTTGATCCTCCTCAACACTCAGAACATGATCGACGGTGCAACGAAATGGGCTCTCAACAACGTCTCTCTCGTGGTTCCGGCGACGCCGTACCTCGGCTCCGTCAAGTACAGACTGAGACGCGGATTCGATCGCAGTCCCCCGCCGGCGACTTTCCCGATGGATTACGACATCATGAACCCGCCGCGAAACCGTAACACGACGACAGGGAACGGGATCTACGTTTTTCCGTTCAACGTAACCGTCGACGTGATTCTACAGAACGCTAACGGTTTGGACGCTAACGCTAGCGAGATCCATCCGTGGCATCTCCATGGTCATGActtttgggttttgggttacGGCGAGGGGAAGTTCCGTCCAGGGGTCGACGAGAAGACGTATAATCTCAAGAATCCGCCGTTACGGAATACGGTGGCGTTGTATCCGTACGGATGGACGGCGTTAAGATTTGTAACGGACAATCCTGGGGTTTGGTTTTTTCATTGTCACATTGAACCGCATTTGCATATGGGTATGGGTGTGGTTTTCGCTGAGGGATTAAACCGGATTGGTAAGATACCTGATGAGGCGTTAGGTTGCGGTTTAACCAAGAAATTCCTCATGAACCGAAACAACCCTTAG
- the LOC108815103 gene encoding ETHYLENE INSENSITIVE 3-like 2 protein: MYNNTNMGMFPGLLSNTLPRFPEGDVRSASLNATWKDPTGEEMEIEELEKKIWKDKQRLKKLKEMSKNGLGGGASLKLSPDGDDDSSSKRMMYQAQDGVLKYMSKAMERCKAQGFVYGIVFENGRTVTGSSDNLREWWKDKVRFDRNGPAAILKYSADGNVLGSEVGGECTAHKLLELQDTTLGALLSALMPHCKPPQRRYPLEKGVPPPWWPTGEEDWWGDLSLPEGCRGLPPPYKKPHDLKKTWKVGILIGVIRHLASDISNGNSYYSIPKLVGRSRTLQEKMTSREGALWLAALNREKAIVGESQHQPLTFLHENSGETDALFHEPEDYDVEGRGGSRHHRGFGNNFDSVCNNNKRRFEGESFYPTETLTCENSACPYSQPEMGFRDRVLRENHQLICPYKPTPLYQPTKEPFGMPSGLVSPYPDYNPSYYGNEPESLVGMQQQHQQQQEQEQHQQQQQHQQQQQQQVQNTPDLFNQSDNLYRQDAAERGGNNDYFSGHRFGLVDDSSPSTSVMNHNLNGHAQTVGMENNQQNQEEDLSLPWISWT, encoded by the coding sequence atgtataataaCACCAACATGGGGATGTTCCCCGGTTTATTATCAAACACGTTGCCTCGTTTTCCCGAGGGAGATGTGCGTTCTGCGTCGCTGAACGCAACGTGGAAAGACCCGACCGGAGAAGAAATGGAAATAGAGGAGCTTGAGAAGAAGATCTGGAAAGACAAGCAGCGTTTAAAGAAGCTCAAGGAGATGTCCAAGAACGGGTTAGGTGGAGGAGCATCGTTGAAGCTGTCTcctgatggtgatgatgattcCTCAAGCAAAAGAATGATGTACCAGGCACAAGATGGGGTCTTAAAGTACATGTCTAAGGCAATGGAACGCTGTAAAGCTCAAGGCTTCGTGTACGGGATTGTCTTTGAGAACGGGAGAACCGTAACGGGGTCTTCTGATAACCTCCGTGAATGGTGGAAAGACAAAGTGAGGTTTGACAGGAACGGACCAGCTGCTATACTGAAGTACTCCGCTGATGGAAATGTTTTAGGGTCTGAGGTTGGTGGGGAGTGTACCGCACATAAGTTGCTTGAGCTGCAAGATACAACTCTTGGAGCTCTTTTGTCGGCTTTGATGCCACACTGCAAGCCTCCTCAGCGGCGGTATCCTTTGGAGAAAGGCGTGCCGCCGCCTTGGTGGCCGACGGGGGAAGAAGACTGGTGGGGCGATCTTTCTTTACCTGAGGGCTGTAGAGGACTTCCTCCTCCTTACAAGAAGCCTCATGACCTCAAGAAGACGTGGAAAGTTGGTATTCTGATTGGCGTGATCAGACACCTGGCTTCAGACATTAGCAATGGCAATAGCTATTACAGCATACCGAAGCTGGTGGGACGGTCTAGAACTTTGCAGGAGAAGATGACTTCGAGAGAAGGCGCTTTATGGCTCGCTGCTCTTAACCGAGAGAAGGCCATCGTTGGTGAGAGTCAGCATCAGCCTTTAACCTTCTTACATGAAAACAGTGGCGAGACGGATGCTCTATTCCATGAACCTGAAGATTATGATGTTGAAGGACGTGGTGGATCTCGTCATCATCGTGGATTTGGCAACAACTTCGATAGTGTTTGTAACAACAACAAGAGGAGGTTTGAAGGAGAGTCATTTTATCCAACAGAAACCCTAACTTGTGAGAACAGTGCATGTCCTTATAGCCAACCGGAGATGGGATTCCGTGACAGGGTCTTAAGAGAGAATCACCAACTAATATGTCCTTATAAACCCACACCCCTTTACCAACCCACTAAAGAACCCTTTGGTATGCCTTCCGGTTTAGTGAGTCCTTATCCGGATTATAACCCGAGTTATTATGGAAACGAACCGGAGAGTCTAGTGGGAATGCAGCAGCAGCATCAACAGcagcaggagcaggagcagcatcagcagcagcagcagcatcagcagcagcagcagcagcaagtTCAGAACACTCCAGACCTGTTTAATCAATCAGACAATCTCTACAGACAAGACGCAGCAGAAAGAGGAGGTAACAATGACTATTTCTCTGGTcaccggtttggtttggttgatGACTCGAGTCCTTCAACTTCGGTGATGAATCATAATCTTAATGGCCATGCGCAAACAGTAGGGATGGAGAACAATCAGCAGAATCAAGAGGAAGACTTGTCACTGCCTTGGATTTCGTGGACATAA
- the LOC108814530 gene encoding uncharacterized protein LOC108814530, with translation MVSLTWKHHTLIQALISRGPLKEKEFESIFTAVTGRNPGGAKKIFDKYLLEINKELSYVHFELRACRDQYDGQVCYGVVNTVSDDQSKLGTNYSVPQIAFFKGIIEAIAQDEAAQGCISSFDALNIRLENQLPSEASSSQQQQVPPAFKNFSMSQKDKTLDELVRDKWLCRTREGNIGLGIRSLLDLRSWFRNNDVPSCEVCNEAGVKADLCPNEGCTVRIHKYCLQNLLSQRDDKVCSGCGKPWPLGKITKEEAVEAAVDDDEGEEENETQATALRSKKRKQRSQRDSAENVSSQASFASSSGNTRRRVTRSAAHLS, from the exons ATGGTATCGCTGACCTGGAAGCACCACACGCTAATTCAAGCTTTGATTTCGCGAGGCCCTCTCAAGGAGAAAGAGTTTGAATCCATCTTCACCGCCGTCACCGGCAGAAACCCAG GAGGTGCTAAGAAGATATTTGATAAGTACCTTCTTGAGATAAACAAAGAGCTCTCTTATGTACACTTTGAGTTGAGGGCTTGTAGAGATCAGTATGATGGTCAAGTTTGTTACGGAGTTGTTAACACTGTCTCTGATGATCAATCCAAACTCGGCACTAACTACTCTGTTCCGCAGATCGCTTTCTTTAAAGGCATT ATAGAAGCTATTGCACAGGATGAAGCTGCTCAAGGTTGCATATCTAGCTTTGATGCCCTCAATATCCGATTGGAGAATCAG TTACCAAGTGAAGCCAGCAGCAGTCAACAGCAGCAAGTCCCACCTGCATTCAAGAACTTTTCAATGTCGCAAAAGGACAAAACTCTCGATGAGCTTGTAAGGGACAAATGGCTTTGCCGCACAAGAGAGGGTAACATCGGACTTGGAATAAGATCTCTTCTTGACCTGCGCAGCTGGTTCAGAAACAATGATGTTCCCTCTTGCGAGGTTTGCAATGAAGCTGGAGTTAAG GCGGATTTGTGTCCAAATGAAGGTTGTACGGTCCGTATACACAAGTACTGCCTTCAAAACTTGTTATCTCAAAGg GACGATAAAGTTTGTTCTGGCTGCGGGAAGCCATGGCCTTTGGGTAAAATTACAAAAGAGGAAGCTGTTGAAGCAGCAGTGGATGATGATGAGGGGGAGGAGGAAAACGAGACTCAAGCCACAGCTTTAAGGtccaagaaaagaaaacaaaggagCCAAAGAGACTCAGCTGAAAACGTTTCTTCTCAAGCTTCTTTTGCCTCGAGTAGTGGTAACACTAGGAGAAGAGTAACTCGTAGCGCTGCACACTTGAGTTAG